tagtctacgtttaatatttataattagtgtccaaacatccgatgtgatagggaatTATTTAGTCCCTCCcacccaaacaccacctaagtccCTACCATAGAGACTTTATACCTttatgagagggactaaagtttagtcacTCCTTCCCAAAAACCACCTCAATCAGCTTTGGATTCTCTTATCAAGAGAGAAAATTCAGGCGACCAGAATACAGTGATCACAAGAACACTGCAGTGATCACTGAGATCTAATAGTAGTACTGTATTGTGTACACTACACGTGATTAGGAGTACAATGTACGGATGACAGGACACATTTTAAGCTGGTCTTgtccaatctccaaagaacatGCATCTGTGATCTGTCACTGAGCTTTAATTTAATTAGTAGTAACAGATATAGAAAACGAAGGTATCTCTTCAGATTATCTGTATCGGCTGTACGGAACATTCTGAGGTTCAGATCACCAAATGAAAATCCAATCTCCTGAATCGGTTGAATGCAGACATCAACATATGAACATAATGCTACCTGCAAACTGATGAAATGGGCACAAAATCTTCACTGCAAAAGGAAAATGATCACATTTCATTCCCTCACGGACACTCGAGACCCAACCTGATTTCTCAATTCCAGCATCAGAGAAGGCTAGCCAGTATGATCAGTATTCAGAAACAGCAAAAACAGGTACATGGTCAATTGATCAAAGGCCAAAAGAATTACAATTCCTGAACATTGAGGACTCATAGATAGATTGATTTGCAGCTACACAAAAGCGTACTACTACCAATACTAGAGCTATCCACTCATAGCCTACCACACAACCCCAACCCAATAAACCAACATATTAGCAACAGCATGCTACTACTACATAGTATACGTGAGTGAATTTCTGCATAAATAACAGATTTGAACCAATTCGATGCAAAATTGCAAACGCAATGCGGGCACAATGAATTCGGATTCGATTCAATTCCCCTCCTCGTCTTTCTCCTTCTCGCCGTTGGCCATGAcgatctgctgctgcttctgcttctccTTGTCGGCCTTGAGCTcgtcggcctccttgatccaGAGCTCGGCGAAGTCGCAGTTCCTGTACCTCTCGAACCACGGCCCGCCGGAGGTGTAGTGGATGGCCTTGGGCTGCGTGGACGGGTCGGCGGGGTCGACCTTGTTGTGGCCGACGAGGAAGTTCCAGGCGAAGGGGATCTCGCCGATCTCGTCGTCATCGAGCCAGGCGAATCGGTGGAGGAAGGCGCCGGTCTGGGTGCTGACGGCGTCCGGGGTGAGCGCGGCGACGTTCTTGGGGTGGCCGCAGTTGTAGAGCACCATGGACGACCAGTTCTTGCGCGGGTACACGGTCTGGATGGCGCCGTCCATCTTGGTCGCCTCGGCGGGGGCGTACTCGTGCTTGAcgcaggcgacggcgaggcggtggtcggggtcggaggaggggaggcaggcgaggaggccggcgatgtCGGCGAGGTAGAGGAAGTCGCAGTCGACGAAGAGCGCCCAGCCGCGGTAGCCGGCGAGGTAGGGTGTGAGGAAGCGGGTGAAGGAGAACTCGGTGCTCTCGGTGGGCCCCCGCTCCCGCCAGTAGAGCCCCGCCGCGCGGAGATCCGGCTGCCGGATGGGGCGGACGTCGACGGGGATGGAGGCGTGGCGGAGCAGGCTGCGGCGGCACACCTCGTACGCCTCGTCCTCCCGCGGGTCGTAGCCGACGAACACCCGGAACGGCTCctccgccgacggcgacggcgacgagaccGTCATGGATCTGGCGGAATGGGGGCTCTCGGGCCTTAATGGGCGGCGAGATTGGATTGGGAAGGCGAGGTGGTACTAAAGATGGCAaatgaagaggaggaagaaggtggtgatggCCTTGGATTTCTCATGGGTTTCCTGTGCGCTAAATATAAGGCACCGCCTGCGCTATGCACATGCCACACATCGTAGGGTCACTGCCTCGTGGGCCATGTGGTGCGGGTCGGCGACGTGGACCCACCTGACAGCGAGTGTGGCGGTGAAGGATAATGGGTTGACGCGACGACAGCTGTGGGGAGGAGCCCGGGATCGCGGTAACAGCGGCGGTGAAGTCTGTGGACTTTGGACCGTGGGTTGCGTCGGTGACGGGAGCGGGCGATGCGGCCGCGGAGATGTCGGTTGGATTGCATCGGATTGGATGCCATGGCAGCATGGGCCGCACGCCCGCACGGGACGGAGTGCGGCCACCGCGTGGAATCCATGGCGCGGCCGGCACGGAGTGGGCCGCGTGCGGCGTGCCCCGTGATGCGCCCGAGCTGGACGGCCATGTGCGTCGGTGAAGGCTGTCGCGTCGTGTgactcgcgtcgtcgtcgtgtcAACCTCTGACTTGCCGAATGGAAAATGTCTATTGTAACTCCCTTAAGTATAGGCCGTATTTCTCGATCGTAAAGCTGCTGGATACAACAACTCTACTAACCGTTAAAACcggaaaagaaaaaacttaTAAGACACTACTCCATCTGTCTCTATAAAGGATATTGGTTAAAAATAACACATCCTAATATAACGAATCATTATAGCAGGATATATCATATCCcactaaaatctcttatatttagatacggagggagtatttagaaTGGCATTAGCTAACGTGACAAATTAACCCCGGTCAAAAACACCAAGCCAACAAGGATATTAGGATATCAAGTGGAACTCACATGTCATTCTCGCTTACCCtccttcctttctccttcctccctcctccccatatctctctcctcttcccgcAATACTATCTTAGAAATCTTTTTCAACTCTCTTAATAGTTAGAGGGGTTATTATATCTGATTTTATGGTTAAAAGACGAATTAGATCCAACCTAAGGAAAATTAGACATTTTCCGCAGCGAATTGATGCCCGCTAGTCGCATGGATAGATCTAGCCCGCTTATCCTAATGGATGCGGCCCATGGCCTCCCGTAGTTGGTTCCCGTGACATTTCGGCCTTTTTCCCCCACGCCGAAGATCCATCTACACGGGCTCCTTCACCACGGAGGCCCATCAACGGTAACCGGACGGGCCCATCTACACGGGCTGCTTCTCCAGCTGAGCTTCTTGCTGTTGGGCCCGTGACGAAGCACACGGCCCGCTGAAGCCTCTGCTCGTGGGGACGGACGGAGCGAGGCGAGCGCCTTCGCCGTGCCGCGTcgcgcggagcggcg
The sequence above is drawn from the Oryza glaberrima chromosome 10, OglaRS2, whole genome shotgun sequence genome and encodes:
- the LOC127785992 gene encoding protein CDI; amino-acid sequence: MTVSSPSPSAEEPFRVFVGYDPREDEAYEVCRRSLLRHASIPVDVRPIRQPDLRAAGLYWRERGPTESTEFSFTRFLTPYLAGYRGWALFVDCDFLYLADIAGLLACLPSSDPDHRLAVACVKHEYAPAEATKMDGAIQTVYPRKNWSSMVLYNCGHPKNVAALTPDAVSTQTGAFLHRFAWLDDDEIGEIPFAWNFLVGHNKVDPADPSTQPKAIHYTSGGPWFERYRNCDFAELWIKEADELKADKEKQKQQQIVMANGEKEKDEEGN